A genome region from Tolypothrix sp. PCC 7712 includes the following:
- a CDS encoding zinc-dependent dehydrogenase, which yields MKAQVFRGVNQLSYEEIPVPTLEPDEVLVQVRVVGLCQSDIKKIRYPLYEPPRIFGHETAGTIASVGSEVKGWQVGQRVAVMHHIPCMRCAYCLNENYSMCDVYKNISTTAGFNASGGGFAEYVKVPGHIVQNGGLIPIPDDISFEEASFVEPTNCCLKAVKKAQIAPGQTVLITGAGPIGLMFVMLVKYFGARAIATDLLPSRIEKALNLGAEAAFDARDPDLPAKIHAITGGMGVDVTLLAVPSDKAFFQALDCTRKGGKILFFAEFPDEVQIPINPNLLYRREIDLMGSYSSSYRLQNLSADIVFNRRINVQALISDRYPLQNLSAAVDQAIAPTPETYKILIYP from the coding sequence TTCGGGTGGTAGGGTTGTGTCAATCAGATATTAAAAAAATTCGTTATCCCCTGTACGAACCGCCACGGATTTTTGGACATGAGACGGCGGGAACGATCGCATCTGTAGGTTCTGAGGTTAAAGGTTGGCAAGTGGGACAAAGGGTGGCGGTAATGCACCATATTCCCTGTATGCGTTGCGCCTACTGCCTCAATGAAAATTATTCCATGTGTGATGTTTATAAAAACATCTCCACCACAGCCGGATTTAACGCCAGTGGCGGTGGTTTTGCGGAATATGTCAAAGTACCAGGACATATCGTACAAAATGGCGGCTTAATTCCCATCCCCGATGATATTAGTTTTGAAGAAGCGAGTTTTGTAGAACCGACTAACTGCTGCTTAAAAGCCGTCAAAAAAGCGCAAATTGCACCGGGACAAACTGTGTTGATTACTGGTGCGGGGCCAATTGGCTTAATGTTTGTCATGTTAGTCAAGTATTTCGGCGCGAGAGCGATCGCTACCGATTTACTACCTTCTAGAATTGAAAAAGCTTTAAATCTCGGTGCGGAAGCTGCTTTTGATGCACGCGATCCCGATTTACCAGCGAAAATCCATGCAATCACTGGTGGGATGGGTGTTGATGTCACCTTACTAGCAGTCCCCAGCGATAAAGCATTCTTTCAAGCTTTAGATTGCACTCGTAAAGGCGGCAAAATTCTCTTTTTTGCAGAATTCCCCGACGAAGTACAAATTCCCATCAACCCCAATCTGCTATATCGCCGAGAAATTGACCTAATGGGCAGTTATAGTTCATCCTATCGCCTACAAAATCTCTCAGCAGATATAGTATTTAACCGACGCATTAATGTACAAGCATTAATTAGCGATCGCTATCCCCTACAAAATTTATCAGCCGCCGTCGATCAAGCGATCGCCCCCACACCAGAAACGTACAAAATCTTAATTTATCCGTAA
- a CDS encoding inorganic phosphate transporter, with protein MPITLALVALLAFYVAFNLGANDVANAMGTSVGSKAVTLKQALIIAGVLEFAGAVLFGHEVTETLATKVANPALFAATPQILVMGMVTVLLASGVWLQIATSRGLPVSSSHAVVGAIAGFSWVALGVGAIDWSSIGSITVGWILTPIISGAIAALFYSQIKRWILDQPNQLVQLNEWLPWLSALLIGTFGVIVLPSLTQPLSNFLINQIGLNLPAYDIPIFTGAVAAVGLTFYSWNQLGHKSPVPSPQSPVPNPQSPIPNPQSPILNPQSPIPNPTERLFARFQLLSACFVAFAHGSNDVGNAIAPLAAIVYINQTGSVPINGITTPLWILILGGIGIVGGLAIWGKKVIATIGENIISLQPSSGFCAELATATTILLASRLGLPVSTSHALVGGVVGIGLVQNIKSIQFQTLKGIAAAWLITVPASAILSAAIFSLVRMIFL; from the coding sequence ATGCCCATCACCCTCGCACTCGTCGCCTTACTCGCTTTCTACGTCGCTTTTAATCTCGGCGCTAATGATGTTGCTAACGCAATGGGAACGTCTGTTGGTTCCAAAGCTGTCACCTTGAAACAGGCGTTAATTATTGCTGGGGTATTAGAGTTTGCAGGTGCGGTATTGTTTGGGCATGAGGTAACAGAAACGCTAGCAACAAAAGTTGCAAACCCCGCCTTATTTGCGGCTACACCCCAAATTTTGGTTATGGGAATGGTAACAGTTTTGCTAGCCTCTGGGGTATGGTTGCAAATTGCCACATCGCGGGGTTTACCTGTATCCTCATCTCATGCAGTAGTCGGTGCGATCGCAGGTTTTAGTTGGGTAGCTTTGGGAGTTGGTGCAATTGATTGGTCATCCATTGGCTCAATTACCGTTGGCTGGATTTTAACGCCGATAATTAGTGGTGCGATCGCGGCTTTATTCTACAGTCAAATCAAGCGCTGGATTTTAGACCAACCAAATCAACTGGTGCAGTTAAATGAGTGGCTTCCTTGGTTGAGTGCGCTACTCATAGGCACATTTGGCGTAATTGTTCTCCCATCGCTGACTCAACCTTTAAGCAATTTTTTAATTAACCAAATTGGCTTAAATCTTCCCGCTTACGATATTCCCATCTTCACTGGTGCAGTAGCCGCAGTTGGACTCACCTTCTATAGCTGGAACCAATTAGGACATAAATCCCCAGTCCCCAGTCCCCAGTCCCCAGTCCCCAATCCCCAATCCCCAATCCCTAATCCCCAATCCCCAATCCTCAATCCCCAATCCCCAATCCCCAATCCCACCGAACGCTTATTTGCTCGCTTCCAATTACTCAGCGCTTGCTTTGTCGCGTTTGCTCATGGTTCTAATGATGTGGGGAATGCGATCGCTCCTTTAGCTGCGATCGTTTATATTAATCAGACTGGCAGCGTACCGATAAATGGCATTACCACCCCCTTATGGATTTTAATCCTTGGTGGTATCGGCATTGTGGGGGGTTTAGCCATCTGGGGTAAAAAAGTCATTGCCACCATTGGCGAAAATATTATTTCTTTGCAACCCAGTAGTGGCTTTTGTGCTGAACTCGCAACCGCCACAACTATATTACTTGCCTCTCGCCTGGGGTTACCTGTATCCACCTCTCACGCTCTTGTTGGTGGTGTCGTTGGCATTGGACTAGTGCAAAATATCAAATCGATTCAATTCCAAACCCTCAAAGGTATTGCGGCTGCATGGCTGATTACAGTTCCTGCTAGTGCAATTCTCAGCGCAGCTATATTTAGTCTTGTCCGGATGATTTTTCTGTAA